The Etheostoma spectabile isolate EspeVRDwgs_2016 chromosome 1, UIUC_Espe_1.0, whole genome shotgun sequence genome has a segment encoding these proteins:
- the LOC116691498 gene encoding putative gonadotropin-releasing hormone II receptor yields MNATLCLTTDHQLNASCNNSSPFSNWTVGDDALQLPTFTTAAKIRVIITCILCGISTFCNLAVLLAAHRDGKRKSHVRVLIINLTVADLLVTFIVMPVDAVWNITVQWLAGDFACRLLMFLKLQAMYSCAFVTVVISLDRQSAILNPLAISKARKRNRVMLTVAWGMSVMLSVPQMFLFHNVSIIHPKDFTQCATRGSFVTHWHETAYNMFTFSCLFLLPLVIMVTCYTRIFCEISKRLKKDNLPSNEVHLRCSKNNIPRARMRTLKMSIVIVSSFIICWTPYYLLGLWYWFFPEDLEGKVSHSLTHILFIFGLVNACLDPVIYGLFTIHFRKGLRRFYCNATTTSDLENLTVLTASFTCASNSLPLKREVSPASPERFTLSCDDNHSKAELTSTRKSFLTAGNSAERDPKQSSPESVI; encoded by the exons ATGAACGCCACTCTGTGTCTGACAACAGACCACCAACTGAACGCTAGCTGCAACAACTCCTCGCCCTTTTCCAACTGGACAGTTGGGGATGATGCCCTGCAGCTGCCCACATTCACCACAGCAGCCAAAATCAGAGTGATTATTACCTGCATTCTATGTGGCATATCTACCTTTTGCAACCTTGCTGTGCTTTTGGCGGCACATAGAGATGGGAAACGCAAATCCCACGTCAGGGTACTGATAATCAACCTGACAGTGGCTGATCTGCTGGTGACCTTCATTGTGATGCCTGTGGATGCCGTGTGGAACATCACAGTCCAGTGGCTCGCTGGGGACTTTGCCTGCAGGCTACTGATGTTTCTTAAGCTGCAGGCGATGTACTCCTGCGCCTTTGTCACCGTGGTGATCAGTCTGGATAGGCAGTCAGCCATCCTCAACCCTCTGGCTATCAGTAAAGCCAGAAAGAGGAACAGAGTCATGCTAACTGTGGCGTGGGGCATGAGTGTCATGCTGTCGGTCCCTCAG ATGTTCCTTTTTCACAATGTGTCCATCATTCACCCCAAGGACTTCACTCAGTGTGCCACACGTGGAAGTTTTGTCACTCACTGGCATGAAACGGCCTACAACATGTTCACTTTTTCCTGCCTGTTCCTGCTGCCTCTGGTCATCATGGTCACCTGCTACACCAGGATCTTCTGTGAGATCTCCAAACGACTGAAAAAGGACAACT TGCCCTCTAATGAAGTGCATTTGCGGTGTTCGAAGAATAACATTCCCAGAGCCCGGATGAGAACTCTAAAAATGAGTATTGTGATTGTCTCGTCTTTCATTATCTGCTGGACTCCATACTACCTGCTGGGCCTCTGGTACTGGTTCTTCCCGGAGGACCTTGAGGGGAAGGTCTCCCACTCATTAACCCACATCCTTTTCATCTTTGGGCTTGTCAACGCCTGCCTGGACCCAGTCATCTATGGCCTGTTCACCATTCACTTCCGTAAGGGGCTCCGGAGGTTTTACTGCAATGCCACCACAACGTCCGACCTGGAAAACCTCACGGTTTTAACTGCATCTTTTACTTGTGCTAGCAACTCTTTGCCACTGAAAAGAGAGGTGAGCCCTGCAAGCCCGGAGAGGTTCACATTGAGCTGTGATGATAACCACAGCAAAGCAGAGTTGACGTCAACAAGAAAAAGCTTTTTAACAGCAGGCAACAGTGCAGAGAGAGATCCGAAGCAGTCCAGCCCTGAGAGCGTCATATGA